In Acaryochloris marina S15, a single genomic region encodes these proteins:
- a CDS encoding DNA methyltransferase: MNRTLTLSTADRERLRLKLVKNFTKTSPSIDITIQGDCLDIAPKLPQSSVNLLILDPPYNLNKVFNGRTFTKQSVAAYTEWLDHVCCKLKPLLHPDASIYICGDWFSSASIFTVATSHFQVRNRITWEREKGRGARSNWKNASEDIWFCTNSNSYTFNSQAVKQRRRVLAPYRHPDGSPKDWSQTENGNFRDTFASNLWTDISIPFWSMPENTDHPTQKSEKLVAKLMLASSNPGDIVLDPFLGSGTTSVVAKKLHRQFIGIELDEEYCLLSERRIELADSHPAIQGFAQEIFWERNTIIPQAAQ, from the coding sequence ATGAACCGTACATTGACCCTCAGTACGGCAGATCGTGAGCGATTGAGATTGAAACTCGTCAAAAATTTCACAAAAACATCGCCAAGTATCGATATTACGATTCAAGGAGACTGCCTCGACATAGCTCCCAAACTCCCTCAAAGCAGCGTCAATTTGTTGATTCTTGACCCACCTTACAACCTGAATAAAGTCTTCAATGGTCGAACCTTCACCAAGCAGTCTGTCGCAGCTTATACCGAATGGTTAGATCATGTTTGTTGTAAGCTGAAACCCCTATTACATCCTGATGCCTCAATCTACATCTGTGGAGATTGGTTCTCATCTGCTTCAATTTTCACGGTTGCTACATCTCATTTTCAGGTTCGTAACCGGATCACTTGGGAGCGCGAGAAAGGCAGAGGAGCCCGTTCAAATTGGAAAAATGCGAGCGAAGATATTTGGTTTTGCACAAATTCGAACTCATATACCTTTAATAGCCAGGCTGTGAAACAGCGGCGAAGGGTACTAGCTCCCTATCGACATCCGGATGGTTCTCCTAAAGATTGGTCTCAAACTGAAAATGGCAACTTTAGAGATACCTTTGCGTCTAATTTATGGACTGATATTTCTATCCCTTTTTGGTCAATGCCCGAAAATACTGATCATCCCACTCAAAAAAGTGAGAAATTAGTTGCAAAGCTAATGCTGGCCAGTAGTAACCCTGGAGATATTGTGCTTGATCCTTTCTTGGGTAGTGGCACAACGTCTGTGGTTGCTAAAAAACTGCATAGACAGTTTATCGGCATCGAACTTGATGAGGAGTATTGCTTGTTGTCCGAACGACGGATTGAGCTAGCTGACTCTCATCCAGCTATTCAAGGATTTGCCCAAGAAATTTTCTGGGAACGGAATACAATCATTCCTCAAGCTGCCCAGTAA
- the pyrE gene encoding orotate phosphoribosyltransferase — MNKADLTKAIYDTSHITGEFLLRSGQVSHEYFDKYLFEANPTLLKAIAEYLATMIPTPVDALAGLEMGGIPIVAMLSQISGYPSLFVRKKAKPYGTCKLAEGGEIQGKRLVIIEDVVTSGGQIKLSAQDLRSLGATVTDVMCVIDREAGGQANLAAEGLTLHPLFTMTELKQSAQ; from the coding sequence ATGAACAAAGCAGACCTGACAAAAGCGATTTATGACACGTCTCATATTACAGGTGAGTTTTTACTGCGATCGGGGCAAGTCAGCCATGAATATTTTGACAAATATTTATTTGAAGCAAATCCAACTTTATTGAAAGCCATTGCTGAATATCTCGCAACGATGATTCCTACCCCTGTTGATGCTCTAGCAGGTTTGGAAATGGGCGGCATTCCCATCGTGGCCATGTTATCTCAAATCAGCGGATATCCTTCCCTCTTCGTCAGAAAAAAGGCTAAGCCTTATGGTACCTGCAAACTAGCTGAGGGAGGAGAGATTCAGGGAAAACGGCTCGTCATCATTGAAGATGTGGTGACGTCTGGCGGACAGATCAAGCTTTCAGCCCAAGACTTGCGATCCCTAGGTGCTACGGTGACGGATGTCATGTGTGTCATTGATCGCGAAGCGGGTGGACAAGCCAATCTGGCGGCTGAAGGTTTAACACTCCATCCTCTATTTACGATGACAGAGTTAAAGCAGTCAGCTCAGTAG
- a CDS encoding DNA/RNA non-specific endonuclease: MRSHLPITVFLCFSLLTGCSFFSIFTQSNVDHLALGNPSQARVVLADSNNYLMKKPQFALSYNRSKGIPNWVSWQLDQTWLGDVERRNDFRADQSLPPKWEKVDARDYTRSGYDRGHMTPSGDRTNSEVNNSATFVMTNIVPQRPDNNRGPWVDLENHCRDLVDEGKELFIIAGGYGKRAAIAKGKVIPPQNLWKIIVVMDETTLGINGISANTPVIAVDIPNKQGIKSHEWQRYIVTVDHLEQETGYDFLPNIPESIQTRLESQKATLNS, translated from the coding sequence ATGCGATCGCATCTACCGATCACGGTATTCCTATGTTTTTCACTCTTGACCGGATGTAGCTTCTTCTCAATATTCACCCAATCCAATGTTGACCATCTAGCCCTTGGCAATCCTAGTCAAGCCAGAGTCGTCTTAGCCGACAGTAATAACTATTTGATGAAAAAGCCTCAATTTGCCCTTTCCTACAACCGCAGCAAGGGAATTCCCAACTGGGTGAGTTGGCAGCTCGATCAAACTTGGTTAGGAGATGTCGAACGTCGCAACGATTTTCGAGCGGATCAAAGCTTACCGCCAAAATGGGAGAAAGTGGATGCGAGAGACTATACCCGGAGTGGCTATGACCGAGGGCATATGACCCCTTCTGGCGATCGAACCAATTCAGAAGTCAACAATTCTGCGACCTTCGTCATGACCAATATTGTTCCTCAGCGGCCAGATAACAACCGAGGGCCATGGGTTGACCTCGAAAACCACTGTCGGGATTTAGTGGATGAAGGCAAAGAACTGTTTATTATTGCGGGAGGATATGGGAAACGAGCTGCGATCGCAAAAGGGAAAGTCATTCCTCCCCAAAATCTTTGGAAAATTATCGTCGTCATGGATGAGACCACATTAGGTATAAACGGTATTTCTGCCAATACTCCAGTGATCGCCGTCGATATCCCCAATAAGCAAGGCATTAAATCCCATGAATGGCAACGGTACATCGTCACCGTCGATCATTTAGAACAAGAAACGGGTTATGATTTCCTGCCAAATATCCCTGAATCTATTCAAACAAGATTAGAAAGTCAGAAAGCTACATTAAATTCATGA
- the cdaA gene encoding diadenylate cyclase CdaA has product MDGVKEWLINHDWVQTFRSLIDISLALALTYMLLLVIAERRTLWMVRGVVFLVLATVASKLLQFNYLNQLLTFLLIGSAVAMAVILQSEVRRFLEQLGRGELLKMLRPAQQVTQNPDNIIDEIVDAIKELSQNRTGALLIIETRNIPIDERDFSVPGIKLSAEISREIIQTIFQTTTLLHDGALLIRGDRIISAGVILPISEQTASRQLGTRHRAAMGITERVDNCVCIVVSEETGSISLAEQGILRRPLTSSKLRELLADRLILSVDREVVTPSLRSLGRKIRKQVFSLLSLIFPLLKSRKNI; this is encoded by the coding sequence ATGGACGGGGTTAAGGAATGGCTGATAAACCATGACTGGGTTCAGACCTTCCGTTCCTTAATTGATATCAGCCTTGCTTTAGCTTTAACTTATATGCTGCTTCTCGTCATTGCTGAGCGGCGAACCCTATGGATGGTAAGAGGTGTCGTTTTTCTCGTTCTAGCAACCGTTGCTAGCAAGCTACTGCAATTCAATTACCTCAATCAGTTACTCACCTTCTTACTCATTGGCTCTGCGGTAGCCATGGCCGTCATTCTTCAGTCAGAAGTCCGACGCTTTCTGGAGCAATTGGGGAGAGGCGAACTGTTAAAAATGCTACGTCCTGCACAGCAGGTCACCCAAAATCCCGATAACATCATTGATGAAATTGTCGACGCAATAAAAGAACTCTCCCAAAATCGGACGGGTGCTTTACTCATCATTGAAACTCGAAATATTCCGATTGATGAACGAGACTTTTCAGTGCCAGGAATTAAGTTAAGTGCAGAAATTTCTCGGGAGATAATCCAAACCATCTTTCAGACAACCACCTTATTACACGATGGTGCCCTATTAATCCGAGGCGATCGAATCATATCAGCTGGCGTTATTCTACCTATTTCCGAGCAGACCGCATCTCGCCAACTCGGTACTCGACATCGTGCTGCGATGGGGATCACCGAACGGGTTGACAACTGTGTATGCATCGTTGTTTCTGAAGAAACTGGATCTATCTCATTAGCAGAACAAGGTATACTTAGACGCCCTTTAACCAGCAGTAAGTTGAGGGAATTGTTGGCTGATCGATTAATCTTATCTGTGGATAGAGAAGTTGTTACCCCAAGCTTGAGAAGTTTAGGCAGGAAAATCAGAAAACAAGTCTTTTCTTTGCTTTCTCTCATATTCCCATTGCTCAAATCTCGCAAGAATATATGA
- a CDS encoding isoprenyl transferase, with product MTLNSSLPKQLPSDLDVQRLPKHVAVIMDGNGRWAKQRGLPRIIGHRRGVDTLKSLLRCCKDWGVQALTAYAFSTENWGRPLDEVEFLMMLFERVLRRELQEMIDEGVQIHFVGDLEALPLTLQTEIQRAMAATKDNHTIKFIIATNYGGRREIIQACRDIASKVQHNQIHLDDIDESLFERHLYTAGIIDPDLLIRTSGEMRVSNFLLWQMAYAELYVTKTLWPDFDRDEFHQALRDFQDRHRRFGKVN from the coding sequence ATGACATTAAATTCAAGCCTTCCAAAGCAACTCCCTTCAGATTTAGATGTTCAGCGACTACCTAAACATGTCGCCGTCATCATGGATGGTAATGGACGATGGGCCAAGCAGAGAGGATTACCCCGCATTATCGGACATCGTCGTGGGGTAGATACCCTTAAGTCTCTTCTCCGCTGTTGTAAAGATTGGGGCGTACAAGCACTCACAGCATATGCTTTTTCCACAGAGAATTGGGGACGTCCTCTTGACGAAGTGGAATTCTTGATGATGCTATTTGAGAGGGTTTTACGTCGCGAACTACAAGAGATGATCGATGAAGGCGTGCAAATACACTTTGTCGGTGATTTAGAAGCTTTACCGTTGACACTACAAACAGAAATACAGCGGGCTATGGCTGCGACCAAAGATAATCACACCATCAAATTTATCATCGCCACTAATTACGGAGGTCGTAGAGAAATTATCCAAGCATGCCGCGACATTGCTTCTAAAGTTCAACATAATCAAATCCATCTAGATGATATTGATGAAAGTTTATTTGAACGGCATCTTTATACAGCTGGAATCATTGATCCAGACCTGTTAATTCGAACCAGCGGAGAAATGCGGGTGAGTAACTTTCTCTTGTGGCAAATGGCCTATGCTGAGCTCTACGTTACCAAAACCTTATGGCCAGATTTCGATCGGGATGAGTTCCATCAAGCACTCAGAGATTTCCAAGATAGGCATAGAAGATTTGGCAAGGTCAACTAA